The Acidobacteriota bacterium genome segment AATCTTCCCGTGGTCACGGTAGTGCCGCCCCACCTTGACGACGGTACGCCGTTTCCGACAACCTACTGGTTGACCTGCCCGCTGATGATGCGCCGAATAAGTCGTATCGAGAGCGAGGGAGGAGTTCGTGCCTATGACGAACGCATCTCGACCGACATCGATTTCGCCGCCGAGTTCGCGGCGGCTGCGTCGCGCTACGCATCCGACCGTGATGCCATGGTCGCCAATATCGACGCTGTCGCCCCAACCGGGGGAATCGGAGGGTCGCGCGGTGGAGTGAAATGCCTTCACTCGCATCTTGCCGATACACTTGCCGGGAACGAGAATCCGATTGGTCGAGAGTTGGCGGGTCAGGTCATGCCGCTCGACTGTGCGTCCCCATGCGTGGTGGCGCAGGAAGGGACGCCTGTATGGAATCAAGCGTGGAAAGAACCGCACCGTGAGGGTCGCAGCGGTTGACATTGGTACCAACACCGTCCGGTTGCTGGTGGCTGACGTCGGAGCCGGCGAGACTGAATTCCTAAATGTTGTCGAGCGGCGAG includes the following:
- a CDS encoding DUF501 domain-containing protein; this translates as MNNRDVVEIQIGRPPRSDVVVAHECHFNLPVVTVVPPHLDDGTPFPTTYWLTCPLMMRRISRIESEGGVRAYDERISTDIDFAAEFAAAASRYASDRDAMVANIDAVAPTGGIGGSRGGVKCLHSHLADTLAGNENPIGRELAGQVMPLDCASPCVVAQEGTPVWNQAWKEPHREGRSG